The Amycolatopsis umgeniensis DNA segment CGGGCGACGCGAGTTTTCCTTACGCCACAGGGGAAGGATCTACGTCACACTCGCGGCGAGAGCGAATATCGAGACTAACAGCGAATTCGTGAAAGTGCTGCCCATCTCCCCCGGCGGGGCTAGGTGATCACCTTTTTGCCACCGATTCCCGAATGAGCTTCACCATTTCCGCGCGGGGGACGGCGCGGGTCTATAAGGAGTATTCGCTCCCCTGCGAGACAGAACGTTCTATCTGCTGGGCGTGGTTGGCACGACCCCCTCGGTCCCTGTGGAAGCCAGAGCCTTCGAAGATGCTCGAAATCCTGGCGCCGGGCTCCCGGACCCCGGTGCCGCCGCGCGCGAGCTGCCCTCCTGCGTTCTGTATCTGCCGACCTACGCCTGACCTGCTCGAGGACGACGGGTCGCGCGGGTGCCCGGGGTTGACGGTGAAGGATTTGGGACGCTCAACGTCCCAAATCCTCCCCGCTCAACCCACACCAGCACCCGGCACCTTCGCCTCACCCCTCGGCTAGCTCCCCCAACGTCGTGACGGCGCGGAGCACCTCGCCGTAGGTGGTGTAGAGCGGCGCCAAACCGAACCGCAACACGTTGGGCGGACGGAAGTCCCCAATCACCCCGCGGTCGATCAGGGCCGCCATCGTCTTGGCCGCGTCGTCGTCGATGACCGAGATCTGGTGTCCGCGATCTTCGCCGCGCGGGGTCGCGATGGTCGCGCCGTCGAGGAGTTCGTCCGCGCACCGGAAGAAGAAATCGCCGAGCGCCAGGCCCTTCTCACGCAGCAGCCCGCGATCCACGCCGTCCCAGACGTCGAGGGCGGCGTCCAACGCGAGCAGCGAAAGGATGTCGGGAGTTCCCGCGCGGCCACGCGCGATCCCGGCGTGCGCCTCGTACGCGCCGCGCATCGCGGACGGATCGCGATCACCGGCCCAGCCTGCCAGCGGCTGCTCGAATCGAGTCAACCATTTCGTTGCCACATAAAGGAACGCAGGCGCACCCGGTCCACCGTTGAGGAATTTGTAGGTGCAGCCGACGGCGAGGTCCACGCCCGTCGCGTCCAGTTCGACCGGGAGCGCGCCGACGCTGTGGCAGAGGTCCCAGAGCGCGAGCGCCCCGGCGCCGTGCAGCGCCCCGGTGAGCGCGGCCATGTCGTGGACACGGCCGGTGACGTAGTCGACGTGGTTGACCAGCGCGACGGCCGTCCGTTCGCTCACCTCGTCCGGCAGGTCCTCGGCGACGACCCGGCGCACCGTGCACCCGGTCAACCGGGCGGCTTCGTCCGCGATGTAGCCGTCGGTCGGGAACGTGTCCGCGTCGACGAGGATCTCGTCGCGGCCGGGGTTGAGCCGGGTCGCGGCGACCAGCGCTTTGAAGAGGTTCACGCTGGTCGAGTCCGCCACGACGACCTGCCCCGGCGCGGCCCCCACGAGCGGCGCGATCCGCCCGCCGACCCGCTCCGGCGCCTCCCACCAGCCCTCCGACCAAGACCGGATGAGCCGCCCGCCCCATTCCTCGCGGACGACGGCGGCGACACGTCCGGCCACGTGCTTCGGCGGCGCGCCCAGCGAGTTGCCGTCGAAATAGGCGACAGAGTCGTCCAGGTCGAAATCGTTTCGCTTGTGCGCCAAGGGATCGGCCGCGTCCAGTGCCGCGGCCTCGGCTACGAGGTCAGTCACGGTGATCATCGTCGGCGAGAGCGTTCCGGAAGTCCACGACTGACGCGATGAAAACGGAAAAGGTGGACATTTCGCGTAGTGCAACCGTGGCCGCGATTCTCTATCCACCACTGACGAGAGCCCTTACAGTGTGCCTGATCAGGCAGCATCGAGGAGGCCAGCGTTGACCAACCAGCCGACCGTCGCCGAGCAGATCGAAGGCCAGACCATCCCCGCCCTGCTTCACCGCAACGCCCAGGAGTTCGGTGAGCTGCCGGCGGTCACGTCACTCGACATCGAGGGCAAGCCGACCCTGAACTGGCGCGAATTCCGCACCGCCATCGCGGAGGTGTCGCGCGGGCTCGCCGGGCTCGGGCTCGGATCCCGCGACCGGATGCTGATCATGGCGCCGAGCAGTCCCGAGCACCTGATCGCCGACCTCGCCGCGGCCCATCTCGGCGCGATCCCGTGCACCGCGTACGCGACGCTCAGCCCGGAGCAGATCGGGTACGTCGCCCGGCACAGCGCCGCCGGCGTCGTCGTCCTCGCCGGTGCCGACGAACTCGGCCGCTGGTCCCAGGTCCTCGACGACCTGCCCGCGCTGCGCCATGTCGTGCTGCTCGACGCGTCCGTGGTCCCCCCGGACGACAAGAGGTTCCTGTCCTTCGCGGAACTGCGCGCGGCGGGCGCCGAAGCGCACGCGGCCGACCCGGAGGCGTTCGAAGCGGTGTGGACCGCGATCGGCCCGGACGACCCGCTGTCGATGATCTACACCTCCGGCACCACCGGCGAGCCCAAGGGTGTCGTGCTGTCACACCGGAACGCGATCTACGAGGCGATCGCGGTCCAGAAACTGCACGAGTCGCCGATGCACGCCTCGAACATCGCGTACCTTCCGCTCGCGCACATCGCCGAACGCGAAATTTCGATCTACATGCCGATCGTGTGGGCCGGGCACGTGCACACCGTCGGCGACCCGACGGCCGTCGTCGGCGCGCTGGGCCAGGTGCACCCGAAGAGTTTCTTCGGGGTCCCGCGGGTGTGGGAAAAGATGGTCGCGGGCCTGAAGAACCTGCTCGGTTCGCTGCCGGAGGACAAGCGGAACGGCCTGATCGGCGCCAACGAACTCCTGCAACAGGGCTACAAACTGCGCAGTGAGGGCCAAGAGGTCCCGCCGGAGCTGGCGGAGAAGATCGCGCAGACCGACGCGGCCGCGCTCGCACCGATCCGGGCGATGCTGGGCCTGGACCAGATCGAGGTCGCCACCAGCGGTGCCGCCGCGCTTCCGGTCGAGATCCTGTATTTCATCGCCGGGCTCGGCGTCGAGATCCAGGAGGTCTGGGGGCTTTCCGAGACCACCGGCGCGGTCACGTCGAACACACCGTCGGCGTTCAAGGCCGGCTCGGTCGGGAAGCCGCTGGAAGGTATCGAGGTGAAGGTCGCCGAGGACGGTGAGCTGCTGGTCCGCGGCGCGATCGTGTTCCTCGGCTACCTGCAGGAGGACGGCTCGATCAAACCGGACATCGACGCCGACGGCTGGCTCGCCACCGGCGACATCGGGACGATCGACGAACGCGGCTTCATCACGATCACCGACCGCAAGAAGGAACTGATCATCACTTCGAGCGGCAAGAACATCGCGCCGACGAAGATCGAGGGCCTGCTCAAGGAACACCCGCTGATCGGGCAGGCCGTCGCGATCGGCGAGAAGCGGCCCTACGTGACGGCGCTGATCGTCGTCGACGACGAGATCGCGCCGGGCTGGGCGACCGCGAACGGCATCCAGCTCACCGAAGGCGAATCGCTCGCCGACAACGCGCAGGTGCGCGCGGAGATCGAGAAGGCCGTCGAGGCGGCGAACGCGCGGCTGGCGCGGATCGAGCAGATCAAGCGGTACCACGTGATCCCGAAGGCGTGGACACCCGAGAGCGGCGAGGTGACCCCGACGCTGAAGCTGAAGCGGCGGATCATCAACGACCGGTACGCGCCGGCGATCTCGGATCTCTACGAGGCCACCGCTCCGGCTCCCGCCGCCGGTTCCTGAAACCGGCAGGGCCCAGGTCTCACCCCACGCCGGCAGCCGGATCACCCGTGTCTCCCGCCGGATCTCGCGTGATTGGAGCCGGAACTCGCACTGCGGTCTCCAATCACGCGAGTTCCGGCTTCAATCACGCGAGTTCCGGGCCTGGGCACGGATCCGTCGTGCCTGCCGAAAGGGCTCGCCACCAGGGTGCCGTCGCTGCTAACTTGCCGCCGTGGATCTCTTCTCCCGCTCATGGGCGGCGCTTCTCGCCGCCGTCGCCGAAACCCCCGACGAAGACTTCGCCAAACCGTCCGGCTGCGCGGGCTGGCTGGTCCAGGACCTGGTGTGTCACCTGGTGATCGACGCCCAGGATGTCCTGATCACCCTCGCCACCCCCGCCGAAACCACGCCCACGCGCAACGCGGTCACCTACTGGGAGGTCACCGACAAGCCGCCCACCGGCGAGGACGATCTCGACGCGCTGATCGTGCGTCTCGCCGCCGCGTACCAGGAGCCCCGGCTCCTCAAGTTCCACCTCGACGACGTCGGTTCCGCCGCGGGCCGGGCCGCCGACCTCGCCGACCCGGGGATGTGGGTCGGCACCCGCGACATCGTCTTGTCCGCGGGCGACTACCTCTCCGCATACGTCCTCGAGTGGACGCTGCACCACCTCGACCTCGTCGCGCACCTGCCGCACCTCCCCGGTCCGGCCGCCGACGGCCTCGCCAAAACGCGGCAGATCCTGGAGCAGCGCACCGGGGAGAAGTTCCCGGCGTCGTTCTCCGACACGGACGCGCTGCTCGTCGGCACCGGACGCCGTGAGCCGACCGACGCGGAGACGGCCGAGCTCGGCGACCTGGCCGCGAAGCTGCCGTTCGTGGTCGGTTAGGCCGTCCTGGTCGACTCCGTCCATTTGCGCAGCCGGGGTGGGACACGCTTTTCGAGACCGTAGTTCTCCAGGTGCGCGCTGAAGACCTCGTCGAAGGCGCGCTGCACGGTCTCGGTGTCCCACACCGGCCGCTCGAGGATGGGCTGCTTCAGGTACGGCTGCCCCATGACGTGCAGCTGCGGTCCGTTGCAGCGGATCATCTGCCCGGTGATCCCGTCGGATCCGGCGCCGAGCAGGAACAGCACGACCGGCGCGATCCGCGACGGCGTCCGGTCCGGCGGGCAGGACCGCAGCGACCGTTCGGATTTCCACACCATCCGGGTGTGCGCGAGCGGGCAGACGGCGTTCACCCTGATCCCGCTCTCCTCCAGATCCAGCGCCCAGGAGTAGGTCAGCGAAGCGACGGCGCCCTTGCTGGCGGCGTATACGCCGAGTTTGCGCTGCCCGAGTGACGCCCCGGACGAGATGTTGACGATCGAGCCCGGTTTGCCGCGCGCGACCATCGCCTTGATCGCGGCGAGCCCGGTGTACATGACGCCGAGGACGTTCACCTCGACCAGCTCACGGGCCTGCTCGACGTCGTCCTCCCACGGCAACGCCTCGTAGTTCAACCCCGCGTTGTTGACCAGCCCGTCGACAGCGCCGAACTCGCCGAGGCAGAGGTCGATGATCTCCTGTGCCTGTTTCGGATCCGCGACGCTGTGCCCGCTGGCGACCGCCTTCCCGCCGAAGCGGCGGATGTTCTCCGCCGTCCGTTCGGCCAGCGCGAGGTCGATGTCGTTGACCACGACGGCCCCGCCCGCCCTCGCCACGTGCACCGCGAACGCCTCGCCGAGGCCCCGTCCCGCCCCGGTCACGACGACGGCCTTGTCGTCGAGCAAACCGTTCATCGCCTTCACCCCTTTGGCCCGGCCGGCCTCCACCTCCAGACCGGTCTCTACTCAGTGTTGGCCCATTCGGCCCAACCGGGACTCAGGCGGCGGCGAACGGCGGCCGGGCTGCGCCGAGCGAGGACGGGGCGATCGGCGCGCAGATACCCGCGGACGAGTCAGACCGACGTCACTCACCGGTCAGACGGCGTAGCTCGATCGGCCTAACAGGCGAAGGATTCGCTGGTCTTCTGTTCGTCTCCCTGTAGCCGGAGGCATACTGAACGTTGCTCGGCGGGACATTAACTGTGACTCCCTCGTCAGCCACGTAACAGAGCAGGCAAGAATGCGAGGGAGCTAGGTTCACCCGATCGGGGGGAGGTGGTCACAGAGTGAAGACGAACGCGGCGCCGCGGATGACCGCCGCCCTGGCGAACCTCGAGTTCCGCGCACTCTGGCTCGCCGAGGTGCAGTCCCTGATCGGGGATCAGCTCACCATCGTCGCGCTGGCGATCCTCGTCTACGACCGCACCGGGTCCGCGCTGCTCTCGGCGGTGGTCTACTCCTTGACCTTCCTGCCCGCGCTGGCCGGCGGCCTCGGCCTCTCCCAGCTGGCAGATCGCTACCCGAGGCGCACCGTCCTCGTCATCTCGTCGCTGATCCAAGCGGTGCTGATCGCGATCATGGCGATCCCCGGCACGCCGCTCGCCCTGCTGTGCGGGCTGGTGGTGCTGGCACGGCTCGCGAACGCCCCCGGCAACGCCGCGCAGAACGCGCTGACCCGCGAGGTGTTCACCGACGACGACCTCTACCTCAAGAGCCAGGACATCCGGGGCATCTCGACCAACACCGCCATGCTGCTCGGCCTGGCGGGCGGCGGTCTGCTGGTTTCGCAGGTCGGGGCGAGCTGGGCGCTGGCACTGGACGCCGCGACGTTCCTGCTGAGCGCGGCCGTGGTCCGCTTCTCGGTCTCGCGGCGGGCGGCGGCGTCCGACGGCAACGGCAGCTGGTTCGGCGCGGTGAAGCAGGTATTCGGCAACCGCCACCTGCGGGTGCTGGTCTGGTTCTCGTGGCTGGTCGGCCTGGCCGTCATCCCCGAAGGGCTCGCCGCGCCGCTGGCCGCGGAGATGGGCGTGGGGAAACAAGCCGTCGGCTGGTTGCTGGCGGCCGACCCACTGGGCTTCGTCATCGGCGCGTTCCTGCTCTCCCGGTTCGTTTCCGCGGAACAACGGCGGAAGCTCCTGGGAGTGCTGGCGGCACTGCCGATGGTCGCCCTGATCGGCTTCGTGTTCAAACCGGGGCTGATCCCGGCGCTGCTCCTGCTGGCGGCGGCGGGTGCCGCGGGTGCGTACTTGATCACGGTGAGCGCCACGTTCATCACCTGGGTCCCGAACGAACTCAGGGGCGGTGCGGGTGGGGTGTACCGCACGGGGTTGCGGGTGGCTCAGGGAATAGGGGCGGGACTCGGCGGGCTCGCCGCCGATCGGCTCGGGGCGGCGACCTCGGCCATCGCGCTGGCAGGCATGGTCGGCCTGCTGCTGGCCGTACTGGTCGCGCTCAGCTGGGCGCACATCAATGGATCCAGTCCGGAACCGTTGACATCATGAGGAATCCACACTGGACGACCCCTGGGGCGGCACGGCCGCCCGGCGGGTTCGTACTCGGGAATCTCGACGGGACACTGCTTCGACACCAGGCTCTTCGGTACGTGGGCGAAAAGAAACGACACTCGATCAGAAGTCACGGCTCGACATGGTCTGACACCTCCTGGGAACCTCGCTGCGAACTAATACCTTGCCCGGGCTCAGAAGTCACGGCTGGACACTATCGGTCACCCCTTCCACGACGCGTCTCGAAAAACATTCAGCTGTCAAGATCAGAAATCACGGGACACGATTGCCACCTCCGGACCGTGTTCGGGGGCACCCTTGCCGGTGTCGAACAACTGATGCGATGGGATGATACCGGCCGTGGAATACGAACGGTGTATCAGTCGGTACCGGTGAGATTACTCAACCGTGCCATCCGCACGGAAAAGAGGTAGCAATTGCCAGCCGAGACCGGCGACCGCCGCCAGCACGGCGACGGCACCGGCGACCTTGACGGACGAGCGGAGACGGCCGCCGCGGACAGCGGTGTACCGGTGACCGAACGCGGGCAGGCGAGCCCGGAAGGTGACCGGGCCGAACCGCGACAGCGCCATCCCTACGATCCCAGGGCATGGGCGCTGTGGCAGCGGCCGAAACGATTCATCGCGTTCCTTTTCGCCTTGGAGGCGATCGGAATCGCGATCATGGTCGTCGCGACGATGAATTCCACGAATCCGGGAAGAATAGACTGGGTTCGTTTCGCCATCCTCGCCGTCGGCGCCACGGCGCATATTCAGCTCACTCAGCGTCAAGAGGAAAGGCGGCGCGATCGCAGCCGCACCGTTCTCATCGACCTCACCGCGGTCTGGACATTTCCGGCCGCGGTCATCCTGCCGCTTTCATTGACGCTTTCCATCATCGCGCTCGTACGAATACAGCATTGGTTCATCGCCCGGCGGCCCGCGCACAACTTCGTGTTCTCGTCGGTCACCCACGGTGTTTCGGTGACCTTGGCGTCGCTCACCTTCGCCGCGTTCGGACCGCATGAATGGGGACGGATTTCCGGCTGGAGCACGCTCGGCGAATTCGGCGTCCTGATCATCACCGGGATGGTCTTCGAAGCGGTGCAGATCGCCTACATCGGCGGCATCCTCGCGATCGGCTCGCCGAAGCGGCCGTCGCTGTCGACCGTACTCGGCAACACGGCGGACAACCTGCTGGAAGCCATCACGATCGGCCTCGGCGCGGTCACCGCGGTGCTCCTGTTGATCATGCCACCGATGGTGGTCGTGATGGCCGTGGTGACGGTGGTGTTCAATCGCCTCGCCGAGATCGACCAACTCCAAAACGACGCGCGGACGGACCCGAAAACCGGTGTTCTCAACATGCGCGGATGGTCGGAGTCGGCCGATCGGGCGCTCGGAAGGACCGCCCGATCGGACGACAACCTTGCGCTACTGATGATTGATCTCGACCACTTCAAGTGGATTAACGACACATATGGACATCCTGCGGGCGACGACGTCCTCCGCGACGTGGCACAGAAATTGGACGAGGTCACCAGGCCCGCCGACGTCATCGGCCGGTTCGGTGGCGAGGAATTCCTGGTGCTTCTCCCGGATATCGACGAAACGGCCGCGAAACTCGCCGCCGAGCGAGTGCGCAGTGCAATCGCAGAACTGCATATAGTGACCACGGACAAACGAGGTAGTCGCGTGACCATCGCGGGCCGGACCACCTCGATCGGGGCCGCCTTGTTCCCTCGTCACGGTGATTCTCTGGAGGAACTCCTGCACGCCGCCGACGCCGCCGTGTACGTGGCCAAGGAAAACGGCAGGAACCAGGTGCGGTTCGCCCAGGATCTGGACCGGCCCGCTCCTCCGCCCGTCGCCGAGGGCTGAAGGGGCCCATCGCCGCATGCCACGCGGCGATGGGCGCCATCGCCACGTCGCATGCGGGGAAAGCGTCCTTCACCCCCGGTCACCCACAGGCGGAACCCGGGGGTTATCCGGATGTCGGCCCCGATCGGCGGATGGCACCCTGGACGCCATGCCAGCGACAGCCGAAGCCGCCGCTCGTCCTGCCAGGATCCGGCGGCCATGGTCGACTTCGGGCTGGTTGCTGCTGGTCACGGTGCTGGTCTTCGGCTTCGGTTTGATCTCGTCGCGGCCTGCCTCGCCGCCGGATCAGGGACCACCGACGGGTGACATCCTCGCCGCCCAGAACGCCGTCGACGCGCTGGTGCGGCCGGGCCGGGTCGAGAACGTCATCGCCGAACTGCCCGCCGATTTCACCGCGGTCAGCGGGATCACCCCCGGCGTGATGACGGCACGCGACGGCACCGTGCGCGCCGTCCACACCGACGGCGGTTGCTCGGCGCCTTGGGGCGACGACAACACCAAGTGGGACTACGCGGTCCCCTGCAAGGCCCACGACCTGGGCTACGACATCCTCCGCTACGCCGAACGCAAGGGCCACCCGCTCGGCCAGGAAGCCAGGTCCACGCTCGACGACCGGCTCTCGGCCGACATGCACCAAGCTTGCGCCATCAACCCGATGGACTCGCGCGGCACCTGCGAGGTCGTCGCCTCCCTCTACACCGCCGGTCTCGTGCTCAACTCCTGGCACCAGCGCTGGGGGCCGCCGGTCGGCGACCCGCTCGGCCCGATGATCGTCGGGGTGCTGGTGATCGGCGCGCTGCTGGTGTTCCGTCTCCGCGGCTGGGTCCGCACGCGCCGGACAGCCGTCACGCTGCCCCGCGAGCCGCGTCCGGTGCACCCTGTCGGCCGCTGGGCACTGCTCGGGGTCGCCGGGGTCGTGCTGATGCTGCTCGGCGAATCCGCCGTCGCGCTCGCGCACTGGGCGGGCGCGCCGGAGCGGTCGCTGTGGCCGTTCACCTGGCTCGCGCAGCTCTGCCCGCTGATCTTCTTCGCGGTGGGCCGCATCAACGAGGCGGGCTGGCGGTCGATCCGCGCGACCGGCGGCCGCTATCCGCAGTACCTCGCCGACCGCGCGAGCCCGCTCCTGCGCCCCGCGCTGATCTTCGCCGTCGTCGCGCTGGTCGTCCCGCTCGCGCTGGAGGTGCTCGGGATCCCGACGGGCACGAACGCCACCGTCATGCGGATCGCGCTGCACCCGCTTTGGCTGCTCGGCGTCTTCCTGCTGACCGTCGTCCTCGCGCCGGCGCTGCTGACGCTCTACCGCCGGACCCGGACGGCCTCCGTCACCGGTCTGCTGGCCTTGACCTTGGCGAGCGAGGCCGCGGCGCAGTGGTCCGGCTCGCCGATCCCGCGCTACGCGGAGACCCTCTTCCTCGCCCTGTTCGTCCAGCAGCTGGCGTTCGCCCACGCCGACGGTGTCCGCCCGCCGCGTGGCGCCCTCCTGGCGACGGCGTTCACCGGCGCCGCCGGACTGGGCCTCGCGGTCGCCGTCCGCGGCGAAGGGCCGATGCTGCTCGGCGGCCCCGGCGCCCCGGCCGCGCTTTCGGGTCCGCCGTGGGGCGTCCTCCTGCTCGGACTGGTCCAGCTCGCGCTCCTCGGCCTGCTCGCGCGGCCACTGGCCCGGCTCGGCGCGAGTCCCGTGGTCGCCGCCACCGCCCGGCTCGTCCTCCGCGCCCCGATGAGCCTCTACCTCGTCTTCCTGTCCGCGATGCTGCTGCTCGTGGCCGTCGTCTACCTGCCGGGCCCGTTCGTGGACGGCCTCAGCTGGCTGGCCCGGCCGAGAGTCCTGCTCGCGCTCGCCCTGCTCGCCGTCCCCGCGATGCTCGTCTTCTGGTGGTTCGAACGTCATTCGGGACCCCAGCAGCGGGCTGTCGACGAGCCGGGCCTGCGCGCCGCGATCTTCTGCCGCGCCGCGGCGACCGTCGGGATGGCGTACGCGATGCTCGGCGTGTTCGGGTTCGCGTTGACCCGCTTCGGCGGCGCGTCGGCCGACGCCGATCTCCTCGGGCTCCGGCTCGGACCGGTCCAGAGCCTGGTCAACCTGCTACTGGGGGTGTATCTGCTGCACACCGTGCGCAA contains these protein-coding regions:
- a CDS encoding kynureninase, which encodes MITVTDLVAEAAALDAADPLAHKRNDFDLDDSVAYFDGNSLGAPPKHVAGRVAAVVREEWGGRLIRSWSEGWWEAPERVGGRIAPLVGAAPGQVVVADSTSVNLFKALVAATRLNPGRDEILVDADTFPTDGYIADEAARLTGCTVRRVVAEDLPDEVSERTAVALVNHVDYVTGRVHDMAALTGALHGAGALALWDLCHSVGALPVELDATGVDLAVGCTYKFLNGGPGAPAFLYVATKWLTRFEQPLAGWAGDRDPSAMRGAYEAHAGIARGRAGTPDILSLLALDAALDVWDGVDRGLLREKGLALGDFFFRCADELLDGATIATPRGEDRGHQISVIDDDAAKTMAALIDRGVIGDFRPPNVLRFGLAPLYTTYGEVLRAVTTLGELAEG
- a CDS encoding AMP-dependent synthetase/ligase — translated: MTNQPTVAEQIEGQTIPALLHRNAQEFGELPAVTSLDIEGKPTLNWREFRTAIAEVSRGLAGLGLGSRDRMLIMAPSSPEHLIADLAAAHLGAIPCTAYATLSPEQIGYVARHSAAGVVVLAGADELGRWSQVLDDLPALRHVVLLDASVVPPDDKRFLSFAELRAAGAEAHAADPEAFEAVWTAIGPDDPLSMIYTSGTTGEPKGVVLSHRNAIYEAIAVQKLHESPMHASNIAYLPLAHIAEREISIYMPIVWAGHVHTVGDPTAVVGALGQVHPKSFFGVPRVWEKMVAGLKNLLGSLPEDKRNGLIGANELLQQGYKLRSEGQEVPPELAEKIAQTDAAALAPIRAMLGLDQIEVATSGAAALPVEILYFIAGLGVEIQEVWGLSETTGAVTSNTPSAFKAGSVGKPLEGIEVKVAEDGELLVRGAIVFLGYLQEDGSIKPDIDADGWLATGDIGTIDERGFITITDRKKELIITSSGKNIAPTKIEGLLKEHPLIGQAVAIGEKRPYVTALIVVDDEIAPGWATANGIQLTEGESLADNAQVRAEIEKAVEAANARLARIEQIKRYHVIPKAWTPESGEVTPTLKLKRRIINDRYAPAISDLYEATAPAPAAGS
- a CDS encoding maleylpyruvate isomerase N-terminal domain-containing protein, whose protein sequence is MDLFSRSWAALLAAVAETPDEDFAKPSGCAGWLVQDLVCHLVIDAQDVLITLATPAETTPTRNAVTYWEVTDKPPTGEDDLDALIVRLAAAYQEPRLLKFHLDDVGSAAGRAADLADPGMWVGTRDIVLSAGDYLSAYVLEWTLHHLDLVAHLPHLPGPAADGLAKTRQILEQRTGEKFPASFSDTDALLVGTGRREPTDAETAELGDLAAKLPFVVG
- a CDS encoding SDR family NAD(P)-dependent oxidoreductase — encoded protein: MNGLLDDKAVVVTGAGRGLGEAFAVHVARAGGAVVVNDIDLALAERTAENIRRFGGKAVASGHSVADPKQAQEIIDLCLGEFGAVDGLVNNAGLNYEALPWEDDVEQARELVEVNVLGVMYTGLAAIKAMVARGKPGSIVNISSGASLGQRKLGVYAASKGAVASLTYSWALDLEESGIRVNAVCPLAHTRMVWKSERSLRSCPPDRTPSRIAPVVLFLLGAGSDGITGQMIRCNGPQLHVMGQPYLKQPILERPVWDTETVQRAFDEVFSAHLENYGLEKRVPPRLRKWTESTRTA
- a CDS encoding MFS transporter, which gives rise to MKTNAAPRMTAALANLEFRALWLAEVQSLIGDQLTIVALAILVYDRTGSALLSAVVYSLTFLPALAGGLGLSQLADRYPRRTVLVISSLIQAVLIAIMAIPGTPLALLCGLVVLARLANAPGNAAQNALTREVFTDDDLYLKSQDIRGISTNTAMLLGLAGGGLLVSQVGASWALALDAATFLLSAAVVRFSVSRRAAASDGNGSWFGAVKQVFGNRHLRVLVWFSWLVGLAVIPEGLAAPLAAEMGVGKQAVGWLLAADPLGFVIGAFLLSRFVSAEQRRKLLGVLAALPMVALIGFVFKPGLIPALLLLAAAGAAGAYLITVSATFITWVPNELRGGAGGVYRTGLRVAQGIGAGLGGLAADRLGAATSAIALAGMVGLLLAVLVALSWAHINGSSPEPLTS
- a CDS encoding GGDEF domain-containing protein encodes the protein MPAETGDRRQHGDGTGDLDGRAETAAADSGVPVTERGQASPEGDRAEPRQRHPYDPRAWALWQRPKRFIAFLFALEAIGIAIMVVATMNSTNPGRIDWVRFAILAVGATAHIQLTQRQEERRRDRSRTVLIDLTAVWTFPAAVILPLSLTLSIIALVRIQHWFIARRPAHNFVFSSVTHGVSVTLASLTFAAFGPHEWGRISGWSTLGEFGVLIITGMVFEAVQIAYIGGILAIGSPKRPSLSTVLGNTADNLLEAITIGLGAVTAVLLLIMPPMVVVMAVVTVVFNRLAEIDQLQNDARTDPKTGVLNMRGWSESADRALGRTARSDDNLALLMIDLDHFKWINDTYGHPAGDDVLRDVAQKLDEVTRPADVIGRFGGEEFLVLLPDIDETAAKLAAERVRSAIAELHIVTTDKRGSRVTIAGRTTSIGAALFPRHGDSLEELLHAADAAVYVAKENGRNQVRFAQDLDRPAPPPVAEG
- a CDS encoding phospholipase A2; the protein is MPATAEAAARPARIRRPWSTSGWLLLVTVLVFGFGLISSRPASPPDQGPPTGDILAAQNAVDALVRPGRVENVIAELPADFTAVSGITPGVMTARDGTVRAVHTDGGCSAPWGDDNTKWDYAVPCKAHDLGYDILRYAERKGHPLGQEARSTLDDRLSADMHQACAINPMDSRGTCEVVASLYTAGLVLNSWHQRWGPPVGDPLGPMIVGVLVIGALLVFRLRGWVRTRRTAVTLPREPRPVHPVGRWALLGVAGVVLMLLGESAVALAHWAGAPERSLWPFTWLAQLCPLIFFAVGRINEAGWRSIRATGGRYPQYLADRASPLLRPALIFAVVALVVPLALEVLGIPTGTNATVMRIALHPLWLLGVFLLTVVLAPALLTLYRRTRTASVTGLLALTLASEAAAQWSGSPIPRYAETLFLALFVQQLAFAHADGVRPPRGALLATAFTGAAGLGLAVAVRGEGPMLLGGPGAPAALSGPPWGVLLLGLVQLALLGLLARPLARLGASPVVAATARLVLRAPMSLYLVFLSAMLLLVAVVYLPGPFVDGLSWLARPRVLLALALLAVPAMLVFWWFERHSGPQQRAVDEPGLRAAIFCRAAATVGMAYAMLGVFGFALTRFGGASADADLLGLRLGPVQSLVNLLLGVYLLHTVRNGTSRMTGPWLVCAVACAPPLMGALDGRQVSAASVALPVATIVVAMLAAAATLVPARAARRVLP